In Caldicellulosiruptor obsidiansis OB47, a single window of DNA contains:
- a CDS encoding substrate-binding domain-containing protein → MIVGSMSQPQRIVEISRQFPMVVISDYFSDELITVCIDNFKAAYDATVFLYKCGYRKIAKITGKIGAILSQDRLRGYKMALENLGLDVDERYIKYGDFKYETGYKLAKELLSVKPFPDAIFCSNDEMAIGACDAAKELGFSIPDHLGIMGFDNIELSSMVTPKITTVHQPRYEMGKLAAQLLINILSGEEISKGKYILDTSIIPRESTRNANMTK, encoded by the coding sequence TTGATTGTTGGAAGTATGAGCCAGCCACAGAGGATTGTTGAAATATCCAGACAGTTTCCTATGGTTGTGATTTCTGACTATTTTTCTGACGAACTTATCACTGTGTGTATTGACAATTTCAAAGCTGCATATGATGCTACAGTTTTTTTATATAAATGTGGTTACCGAAAAATTGCAAAGATAACAGGAAAAATTGGAGCAATACTATCTCAAGATAGATTAAGAGGCTACAAAATGGCTCTTGAGAATTTGGGGTTAGATGTTGATGAGAGATATATAAAATATGGTGATTTTAAGTATGAAACTGGTTACAAACTTGCAAAAGAACTTTTAAGTGTAAAACCTTTTCCTGATGCTATCTTTTGTTCGAACGATGAAATGGCTATTGGTGCATGTGATGCAGCAAAAGAACTTGGTTTTTCGATTCCTGACCATCTTGGTATTATGGGCTTTGATAATATTGAACTCTCTTCAATGGTAACACCTAAAATTACTACTGTTCATCAACCAAGATATGAAATGGGAAAGTTGGCTGCACAACTTTTGATAAATATTTTGTCTGGAGAAGAAATTTCAAAAGGCAAATATATCCTCGATACTTCAATAATTCCAAGAGAATCAACCAGAAATGCAAATATGACAAAATAA
- a CDS encoding LacI family DNA-binding transcriptional regulator produces MKYTIKDIAKITGYSVATISRVLSGKEGVSEEKRKEILKIIDQLGYIPNQSARRLRSKETKNILVMIPDIENYFYNKLIKGIETEAREKGYNIILGDFSNSQEIEEEYYRMMKGS; encoded by the coding sequence ATGAAGTACACAATAAAAGACATAGCAAAGATAACTGGTTATTCTGTTGCAACTATTTCAAGGGTTTTGAGCGGCAAAGAAGGAGTAAGTGAGGAAAAAAGAAAAGAAATCTTAAAAATCATAGATCAGCTTGGATATATCCCAAATCAGAGTGCAAGAAGACTTAGAAGCAAAGAAACTAAAAATATTCTTGTAATGATACCTGATATAGAGAACTACTTTTACAACAAGTTAATAAAAGGTATTGAGACAGAGGCACGTGAAAAAGGATATAATATAATTCTTGGTGATTTTTCAAATTCTCAAGAAATTGAAGAAGAATATTACAGAATGATGAAGGGCAGTTAG
- a CDS encoding type II TA system antitoxin MqsA family protein, with amino-acid sequence MNKTYCPNCKKNVSFTIKKEVIKEFKGIEVNVEEYIPLCNECGNELFVAEIENENLKRLYTRYREMTGLITPEEIQKIREKYNLSQRELGQILGWGKMTINRYERGALPSKSHSDILKLIQTSEDFFYKKVEEAFLCGRITERTYDKIKTNRKNHVAEIRKKIITAELDSPESIYNGFKKFDLEKLENLISYLSDKVENLYLSSLNKYLWYIDFLHFKRYSRSITGLSYIRYTYGPVIKGFVYNEIATYPSDKFFVEEYETEDGAIKTSFKSRKNYDLSLFTQEELDTINIVINFLKDKNCRTISELSHQELAWQQTPMKELISYEYSKTLKLESS; translated from the coding sequence ATGAACAAAACTTATTGTCCGAATTGCAAAAAGAATGTTTCTTTCACAATCAAAAAAGAAGTTATAAAAGAATTCAAAGGTATAGAAGTAAATGTGGAAGAGTATATACCACTTTGCAATGAGTGTGGAAATGAACTGTTTGTGGCTGAAATCGAAAACGAAAACCTCAAAAGACTTTACACACGCTATAGAGAAATGACAGGTTTAATTACCCCCGAAGAGATTCAAAAGATAAGGGAAAAATACAATCTTTCACAAAGAGAACTGGGACAAATTCTTGGCTGGGGGAAAATGACAATAAACAGATACGAGCGAGGTGCTTTGCCTTCAAAGTCACACAGTGATATTTTGAAATTAATTCAAACCTCTGAAGATTTTTTCTACAAAAAAGTTGAAGAAGCATTTCTCTGTGGAAGAATAACTGAAAGGACATATGACAAAATAAAAACAAACAGGAAAAACCATGTTGCTGAGATACGAAAAAAAATTATTACTGCAGAACTCGATTCCCCTGAAAGTATTTATAACGGCTTTAAAAAATTTGACCTGGAAAAGTTGGAAAACCTGATAAGTTATCTTTCAGATAAAGTTGAGAATTTATATTTGAGCTCCCTAAACAAGTACTTATGGTATATCGACTTTTTGCATTTTAAACGTTATTCACGGTCTATTACCGGCTTGAGCTATATACGTTACACATATGGCCCAGTTATTAAAGGGTTTGTATACAATGAAATAGCAACTTATCCAAGTGATAAATTCTTTGTAGAAGAATATGAAACAGAAGATGGAGCAATCAAAACAAGCTTCAAAAGCAGAAAAAATTATGATTTATCGCTGTTCACACAAGAGGAATTAGATACTATCAATATAGTAATAAATTTTTTGAAAGATAAGAACTGCAGAACCATTTCAGAGCTATCTCACCAAGAGCTTGCATGGCAACAAACACCGATGAAAGAATTAATTTCGTACGAATATTCAAAAACCCTTAAATTAGAAAGCAGTTAA
- a CDS encoding binary exotoxin A gives MNFIFFKRKNLEEILYNKLKSPSVKDSLLADFLWFEEPQDIEEWEKSVYDEWRRSLSDSERSSIECYLGYSYRDINDYLRENKLQTYGLLKSIESHIANIETALKRTMIDKNIIGFRWIDQEGFNYWCRKNSIKKIKEGTVLFEKAFVSCNLIYKTPHEREQCDIVLVIKIPAGIKGAPVSLISRRGYVNEFEVLLNKEQKFVVEKILYKQKRKRIILCTLNRVCK, from the coding sequence ATGAATTTTATATTTTTCAAAAGAAAGAACTTAGAAGAAATTCTTTACAATAAGTTAAAATCGCCAAGTGTAAAAGATTCGTTGTTGGCGGATTTTCTATGGTTTGAAGAACCTCAAGATATAGAGGAATGGGAAAAAAGCGTATATGACGAGTGGAGAAGAAGTTTGAGTGATTCAGAAAGAAGCAGTATAGAATGTTATTTGGGATATTCTTATAGAGATATTAATGATTATTTACGTGAAAATAAACTACAAACTTATGGGCTGTTGAAAAGTATTGAAAGTCATATAGCAAATATAGAAACAGCACTTAAAAGAACAATGATTGATAAAAACATTATTGGTTTTAGATGGATAGATCAAGAAGGCTTTAATTATTGGTGCAGAAAAAATAGTATTAAAAAAATCAAAGAAGGAACAGTTTTATTTGAAAAAGCTTTTGTTAGTTGCAATTTAATTTACAAAACTCCTCACGAAAGAGAACAATGTGACATAGTGTTAGTAATAAAAATTCCTGCTGGTATAAAAGGTGCTCCTGTTTCTCTTATAAGTCGCAGAGGTTATGTAAACGAATTTGAAGTCTTGTTAAATAAAGAACAAAAATTTGTAGTAGAAAAAATACTTTATAAGCAAAAGCGAAAAAGAATTATTCTTTGTACGTTAAATAGGGTGTGTAAATAA
- a CDS encoding DNA polymerase Y family protein has protein sequence MGRVILHCDLNNFYASVECLYRPELKNKPVAVCGESELRHGIVLAKNQIAKLYGIQTGDVIWQALKKCPNLVVLKPNFPLYIRFSKLAQQIYSEYTDLIEPFGIDECWLDVTESTKILGSGRKIAYEIKERIKSELGLTLSVGVSFNKVFAKLGSDYKKPDAVTVITKENFKQIVWPLPAKDLLYVGSATEKKLSSRAIYTIGDIAKSSPEYLKRILGKWGEVLWIFANGLDTTPVTPPLFEDNIKGIGNSITLPRDLTSYEDAEYVIRMLSESVALRLRQQYLKCFTIQVWIRDSSLFAITRQEKLQTPTFLAREIAQKAFEIFKKNWSFKNSIRSIGVRALDLVCANSFYQLEFDSLKKFKLEQLEKTIDRIRKRFGHTSVLPAVLLTKPDLPCEIALHNKIHPVAFFK, from the coding sequence GTGGGCAGGGTAATTTTGCACTGTGACCTCAATAACTTCTATGCATCTGTTGAATGTCTTTATCGTCCTGAGCTAAAGAACAAACCTGTTGCTGTTTGCGGTGAAAGTGAGCTTCGGCATGGGATAGTTCTTGCAAAAAACCAAATCGCAAAATTATATGGTATTCAAACAGGTGATGTTATATGGCAGGCACTGAAAAAATGTCCAAACCTTGTTGTTTTAAAGCCTAATTTTCCTCTTTATATTCGATTTTCAAAGCTTGCTCAACAAATTTACTCTGAGTATACAGATTTAATAGAACCTTTTGGAATTGACGAATGCTGGCTTGACGTAACAGAGTCTACAAAAATTTTAGGAAGTGGCAGAAAAATTGCTTATGAAATTAAAGAAAGAATAAAAAGTGAGCTTGGTCTGACTTTATCTGTTGGAGTATCCTTTAACAAGGTGTTTGCAAAGCTTGGAAGCGACTACAAAAAACCTGATGCTGTAACAGTTATCACAAAAGAAAACTTTAAACAAATTGTCTGGCCGCTGCCCGCAAAAGACCTTTTGTATGTCGGTAGTGCAACAGAAAAGAAGCTAAGTTCAAGGGCAATTTATACAATAGGTGATATAGCCAAAAGCTCACCTGAATATCTTAAAAGAATCCTTGGCAAATGGGGTGAAGTGCTCTGGATATTTGCAAATGGACTTGACACAACCCCAGTTACTCCCCCACTTTTTGAAGACAACATCAAAGGAATTGGCAATAGCATAACACTGCCAAGAGATTTGACTTCATATGAAGATGCAGAATACGTTATTCGAATGCTTTCTGAGTCTGTTGCTCTGAGGCTTCGTCAGCAGTATTTAAAATGTTTTACCATTCAAGTTTGGATAAGAGATAGCTCTCTTTTTGCAATCACAAGGCAGGAAAAACTCCAAACACCCACTTTTTTGGCAAGAGAGATAGCTCAAAAAGCTTTTGAGATATTCAAAAAAAATTGGAGCTTTAAAAATAGCATAAGATCAATTGGTGTAAGAGCCTTAGATCTTGTTTGTGCAAACTCATTCTATCAGCTTGAGTTTGACAGCTTGAAAAAATTTAAATTAGAACAGCTAGAGAAAACAATTGATAGAATAAGAAAAAGATTTGGGCACACATCGGTGCTGCCCGCAGTGCTTTTAACAAAACCAGATTTGCCTTGCGAGATTGCCTTGCACAATAAAATCCACCCTGTTGCATTTTTTAAATAA